Below is a window of bacterium DNA.
GAGCTCGACGGCAAGCACGACGGCCAGAAGCGCGATGAACGCGATTCCGCCGATCGCGAATCCGATGGATGCCGAAAGGCGGCTAGCCGGCTTGGTCAGCACCGTGCGCGCGGTCTGCGTGACGATCTCGCCGGAGAGCAATGTGACGCCGACCCACACCGCGCATAACCACAGCCCGGTGCGCGCGACGCGCACGCCAAAGTCGATCGCCTGGCGCAACGAGACGTCCGTCGTGGCGTCCTGCCCCGTGGCCAGTCCCGCCCAGCCGGTAAAAAAGGCAAGCGCGAAAAGGACGTAGAAATACTGCGAGCGCAAAAGCCGTAAAAAGGCGTATCGGGCGAGGACGAGCGTTTTCACGCGATCGTCTCCCCCGCGCCGACGACACGGATGAAATAATCCTCGAGGCTCGTGCGCCGCGGCTCGACCGTCTCGATCGTGCCCCCCGCGTCGGCGATTTTCGCGGCCAGCGCAGCCAGCGCGGCGGTATCCGCCACGTCGGCGGTCACCGCGCCGTCAGGCCCGCGCGTTCCCTCGAGGGGATCGCCGGGCACGCGGTAGCGCACCGTCAGGCCGCCGCCGGCGTCGATCAATTCGCCGGGCGACAGCTCCCGCACGAGGCGCCCCTGGTGGATGATGCCGACGCGGTTGCAGGTCTGCTCCACCTCGGAGAGCGCGTGCGAGTTGATGAAAAACGTCGTGCCGCGCGCGGCGTAGTCCGCGATGACGTCGCGAAAGCGACGCCGCCCAACGGGATCGAGCCCGCGCGAAGGCTCATCGAGCACCACGAACTCCGGTTCGGGCAGGATCGATTGCGCAAGGCCCAGGCGCTGTTTCATGCCCTTGGAGTAGCCGCCGATGCGCCGGTCGGCCGCGCCGGCCAGATCGACCTCCTCAAGCACACGGCCGACGCGCGCGGCGAGCTTCGCGCCCGCGAGGCCATGCAGGCGGCCGTAGATATCAAGCAGTTCGCGGCCGGTTAGGCCGGTGAAAAAATTTGAATCCTCCGGGCAATAGGCTACGCGCGCGAACAGGCGCTCGGGGCGCGGCGATCGCTCGCCAAGCACGTCGATCGTGCCCGCGTCCGGAAACGCGAGGCCAAGCACACAGCGGACGGTGGTCGTCTTGCCCGCGCCGTTTTCGCCGAGAAAGCCGTATACGTCGCCGCGCCGCACGGTGAGATCAACGCCGTCAAGCGCGCAAACCTTGCGCCGGCGGATGCGGCCGACGGTGTAGGTCTTTCGCAGATCGCGGACGACGAGAACGGCGTCCATCGTCAATCCCCCGCGCCGCCCGGGCGGCGGCCGCTTTCGAGCAACGATTTGAGCTTGCGCCGCAGGTCGCGATTCCCCGCGCGCCAGACCCCCTGCCACGCTTCCTGCACGTGGCCGGATTTGCCGATGAGGTACGATGTGGGGAATTCGTTCACGCGGTAACGCGCGGAAACCTTCGACCCGTTGTCGAACAGCATCGCGGCGGGGCTGCCGAATTGTTCGACGTACGCCTGCACCTCGTCTTTCGGCTGGCTCTGCGCGAGAAACAGGACGGACAGGTCGGCATCGCCGAGCGACGCGGCCATGCTGCCGGCCTCGCGTAGCTGAATGACGGAATCGGGCTCGGCGGTGCTGCCGAAGACGATCCACACGACGCGGCCACGCAATTCGTTCAGGCGCACCTTATTGCCGTCCAGTCCGGCAAGCGCGAACGAAGGCGCGAGCGCGGCCTCGGGCAGCAGTTCGACGTCGGAGTAAAGGCGTCCGGACTTGGCCGCGAGTTGCAACACGACGGCCGCCGCGATGAGCGCGATGGCGGTCAGACGGCCCGCGAAAACGTTTCGGACGGAAAGCGGCATGGCGTTATCGCCGCGCGGCCCGCGGGTCAGGAGGCCTTCCCGGCCGCGGCGCCCCGGCAGGAGGCAATGGACATCCCCTGCTCGTGAATCATCCGCCGATCGGCGTTGGGATCGCCGCCAGGCGTCGTGAGGTAGTTGCCGATCATCATCGCGCTTGCTCCCGCGCGGAAGATGTCCTTCTGGCGGTCCTTCAGGTGGATCTGCCGGCCGCCGGCGACGAGAATCTGCCGGTCGCGCAACACGTGACGCGCCACGGCGATGATGGCCAGGCACAACTCGGGCGACAGCTCGTCGCGCCCGCAAAATGGCGTGCCGGCGATGGGATTCAGGAAGTTGATCGGGATGGAATCCGCGCCAAGCTCGCGCAGATCCATGAACAGCTCGACGCGCTGCGCCCAGGATTCGCCCATGCCGAAGATGCCGCCGGAGCACACGAACATGCCGAGCTTTTTCGCGTCGGCGACGGAGCGGCGGTTTTCGTCATAGTCGCGCGTGGAGCAGATCGCGCCGTAGTGGCTGCGCGAGGTCTCGAGGTTGTGATGGAATTTCATCAGGCCGTTTTTTTTCAGCTCCGTCAGCTCGTCGTGCGTCACCGCGCCGAGGCTTCCACAGGTGTCCATGCCGGTTTCGTTCGCGATGGCGGGAAAGATATCGAACGCCTCTTCCATCTCGCGGCGTCGCATCTTGCGTCCCGCGACGACGACGGAGAATTCCCGCGCGCCCATCTCGCGCGCGCGTCGAGCCGCGTCGAGGATGCGTTCGCGGCCGACGAATTTGTATTCGGTGACGCCGGTGTCGTAATGCGAGGACTGCGCGCAGAACTTGCAGTCCTCCTCGCAGCGGCCGGACTTGGCGTTGACGATCGCGCACAGCGAGACGTCATTGCCCAGGAATTTTTGCCGGAGCGTTTCGGCGCCGTCGAGCAGCGCCTCGAACGCCTCCGGCGACTCGGCGCGCGTTAGCGATAGCGCTTCGTCGTGCGTCAGCGGACGGTCGAGCGCGATCGCGGAGATGCGCCGGATTTCGTCGGCGGGAGTTCCGGCGGGCCTTCGGTTGATCAGGTTTTCCAAGCAGCAGCCTCTTGCGTCAAACCCGCTCCCTAACGGTCGCGGTTCGTAACCTCAGTATCCGCTCCCTAATGGTCGCGGTTCGTATCAAAAACCCGCTCCCTGACTGTCGCGGTTCGTAACATCAGTACCCGCTCCCTGACGGTCGCGGTTCGTGGGCGAAAACAGCTCAATTGTCTTCAATGGACCAACTTGAAATCCGATCCCTTCTGCGTCAGGTCGATTTTCCCCCACTGTTGCTCCCAGCGTTCGACCGAGGCGTTGAGCATCATCGCCAGGCGCTTGGCGTTGCGCGGCGACATGATGACCCGGTGCTTCATGCGCGCCATCGACAGGCGCGGCTCGTGGAAAAACGTGTCGATGACGAACTCGCCCTCGCTGTGGTTGACGGCGATGATATTCGCGTATTCGCCGCCCGCGAGGGCATCGTCGACCTTCAGGCGCAATTTCATCTGCTGCGCGCCGGGTTTTTCTTCCTTCTTGCCGCCGGTTTCGTCGGCCATCAGTTTCTCCCTTCGGCGGACTTGCCGCCGTCGCCGAGTTTCGCTTCCAGCTCGCCGCGGTGCGCCTCGATGTAGCTTTCGACCTGCGGCCGCGTCACGCCGAGGTCGCGCAGCGTGGAACGGATGATCTCGTCGGCGCCCATCAGCCGCTCGCTGCCGGAGCGTTGCAGCGCAAGCAGAAACAGCGCCGCGCCTTCCATGCCCCCGCCGCGCTTGCGGTAGTCCTTGCCCGTTCCCACGGCGGTTCTATCTCCGAACCACCTGCACGCGCTTGTATTCGCCGTCACCCAGGCTCCGCGTCGTGACGCGGTCATCGGTCGCGAGCGCGGTATGGATGATGCGCCGGTCGAACGCGGACAGCGGCGGGCTCAACA
It encodes the following:
- the bioB gene encoding biotin synthase BioB, with translation MENLINRRPAGTPADEIRRISAIALDRPLTHDEALSLTRAESPEAFEALLDGAETLRQKFLGNDVSLCAIVNAKSGRCEEDCKFCAQSSHYDTGVTEYKFVGRERILDAARRAREMGAREFSVVVAGRKMRRREMEEAFDIFPAIANETGMDTCGSLGAVTHDELTELKKNGLMKFHHNLETSRSHYGAICSTRDYDENRRSVADAKKLGMFVCSGGIFGMGESWAQRVELFMDLRELGADSIPINFLNPIAGTPFCGRDELSPELCLAIIAVARHVLRDRQILVAGGRQIHLKDRQKDIFRAGASAMMIGNYLTTPGGDPNADRRMIHEQGMSIASCRGAAAGKAS
- a CDS encoding TlpA family protein disulfide reductase is translated as MPLSVRNVFAGRLTAIALIAAAVVLQLAAKSGRLYSDVELLPEAALAPSFALAGLDGNKVRLNELRGRVVWIVFGSTAEPDSVIQLREAGSMAASLGDADLSVLFLAQSQPKDEVQAYVEQFGSPAAMLFDNGSKVSARYRVNEFPTSYLIGKSGHVQEAWQGVWRAGNRDLRRKLKSLLESGRRPGGAGD
- a CDS encoding ABC transporter ATP-binding protein; its protein translation is MDAVLVVRDLRKTYTVGRIRRRKVCALDGVDLTVRRGDVYGFLGENGAGKTTTVRCVLGLAFPDAGTIDVLGERSPRPERLFARVAYCPEDSNFFTGLTGRELLDIYGRLHGLAGAKLAARVGRVLEEVDLAGAADRRIGGYSKGMKQRLGLAQSILPEPEFVVLDEPSRGLDPVGRRRFRDVIADYAARGTTFFINSHALSEVEQTCNRVGIIHQGRLVRELSPGELIDAGGGLTVRYRVPGDPLEGTRGPDGAVTADVADTAALAALAAKIADAGGTIETVEPRRTSLEDYFIRVVGAGETIA
- a CDS encoding DUF3467 domain-containing protein: MADETGGKKEEKPGAQQMKLRLKVDDALAGGEYANIIAVNHSEGEFVIDTFFHEPRLSMARMKHRVIMSPRNAKRLAMMLNASVERWEQQWGKIDLTQKGSDFKLVH